In the genome of Nitrososphaerales archaeon, one region contains:
- a CDS encoding nucleotidyltransferase encodes MRRRSGSKAIKRSKMFSVDFLPPSYAKTSSDLVSLLNKNRIRYMLVGAFPVNVYGRERTTKDVDVVLAIDKFKVAELLSEKRYSLIYPDDVNSIINMAKFRDRRTGMIVDVLLNPREFTFTEETFRRARKVKVGSFTGFIPSAEDYIISKLKSARSGSSDFQDVVSVLLKNSDELDWKYLERRAKEENKLYLLSYYKNMVKRRLS; translated from the coding sequence GTGCGTAGAAGATCTGGATCAAAAGCAATAAAAAGATCAAAGATGTTCAGTGTTGACTTTTTGCCGCCGTCATACGCAAAGACCTCCTCAGATTTAGTTAGTTTGTTGAACAAGAATAGAATAAGGTATATGCTGGTCGGAGCATTTCCAGTAAATGTTTATGGCAGAGAGAGGACAACAAAGGATGTGGATGTAGTTTTGGCCATAGACAAGTTCAAAGTTGCGGAATTACTTTCAGAAAAGAGATACTCATTGATATATCCAGATGATGTGAATTCTATAATTAACATGGCAAAGTTTCGTGATAGGAGGACTGGAATGATAGTTGATGTTTTGTTAAATCCTCGTGAGTTTACATTTACGGAAGAGACTTTTAGGAGAGCAAGAAAGGTGAAGGTCGGAAGCTTTACTGGCTTCATACCTAGTGCCGAGGACTATATTATTTCTAAATTAAAATCAGCAAGAAGTGGATCAAGCGATTTTCAGGACGTGGTGTCTGTCTTACTGAAAAATAGTGACGAGTTAGATTGGAAGTATTTGGAGAGGCGTGCAAAGGAAGAGAACAAGTTATATTTGTTAAGTTACTATAAGAATATGGTGAAGAGAAGATTAAGTTAA